attgaaactcatgcatgtttcgaaaacCTTGTATTGTTGTAAGAACCGGTAAGTTTGGATTAAACCTTTtggtaaaccatttgagttcgttGAAATCCTGTTACGAAATGGTTTAGAAACATGTGATTTTTGTTTATCGAAACATTgtgtttttgcaaaacttgcatgtctttccacccccgaaaacatttataaaaaaaatgtaaaacagtaaaaagtgggggttatgaactcaccttgacattcctgtgcaaagctagcttagcgtgattccgtgatgtcgttccaagaatgtgaactcgctagcgtgcatctatagtattcctaaccaaggaataattataagtttctacATAAGACAACGTAgataaactacgtgtccgagctctaccgaatcgttaactaaacgattctaaAGTAATGGTATCTTGACTTAGAATAACCCATCTAcggttatttgatcccgtttataatcgggataataCTAGTcactaaatcgacttagttatcgAATGGTTTagaatatacatatatatttatttatttaaatataagtATACTTACGGCGCCGTGTTAGTGATCGCGATTGGAAATACGTAGGTGGATAGCGGTTCGTGCCATCGTAGTTGTCGTAAGATGGAAGTAAAtgcttacatatatatatatatatatatatatatatatatatatacatacatatattttaaGCCGTGATGTTTGAAATATAAACTCGTAATTCAGTCGTTTGaactaaatataaaaactatatatagTTCGTAAGAAAGTTAAAAGTCGACGTTTAATATAAatcttatatttattttataaatgtGTTCGGAAATCTcatcgtttgaaataaatagaaaTTTCATATTTACTTTATGAAAATATTCAAGTATTTCGAATTATCGGCGTTTTGAAATGACATAAATAATCATGTTATTTTTGTATGAATATCGAGTTTCGCCAGAATGTTATAGCTTCGTTTTTGTAATTTGAAAAGTGTCACCAAATAAATATAtctatatatttatcttataacaAAAACTCGGATTTTTCAACAAGTGTCCTCTTTATAACAATAAATGTTTCGTAACCGCGTTTTTAAcgaaaatcggacagagtttcctctgtttttagacGATCCTGACAACTAAAGTGCCgatttaatttcaaaattcaatcaaccaTTCTGCAAacattatatataatttttacgTCAACTTTATCAAAACATCAAATATGAAACAAAATTGCTAAACGTAAAACCGTTAGTtagtcgggtcgagctcggttcaCGTATACTAAATAAAATATTGAAATCTATATCAATCTAATCTAACTTTCGCGTCGTAAAACTTTACCGCGTCTCGAGTTGACTGAGTTTGACCCCAGTTGACCGAGTTTGACCGTCTTTTTTTTTTGACCGAGTTGACTAGCGCTGACCCGAAACGAAGCCAGTTGACTGCCCTTGACCAAAATTTGTCTGAGTTGACCcggagttgaccgagtcaaccgagaCTCGAACTAAGTTAACCCGTACCACTGAGTTGACCCGTATTGCCTGAGTTGACTCGAACATCGAACTGATCTTTAAATCTGAACCGTATCCCGAACTTGAACCgttgacccgaacctgacccAAGTTAACCACCACACTACCACCGCCATTAATTCCGACGGCTGTACGCCGCTGTCGACCACCATCACTCGGGAGAACAAGGAGAAATGTGAGGGAATCATGCTTTCCGATCAGGAATCGAAGAATATTAGATACTTACCGGAGAATCACGTCGTTGtcaacatcatcttcatcaacATCACCGGCAGCGACGCCGGTAACCTTCGCCGGTCCGTCGCCGGCCTCCATTCTCTCTCTCGTCTCTTTGATCCCGTTGCCGCCGCTCACCACCACCGTCGGGTGGTGGTGTCTTTTTGACCGATGAAACGAGTGGGGGTGGGGTAGTGCCGCGTCGGAGGAGGGGTGCCGGTGGCCTGAGTTGCGCCGACACCTGCTAGTCGCCGGTGAAATGAGGG
The Helianthus annuus cultivar XRQ/B chromosome 6, HanXRQr2.0-SUNRISE, whole genome shotgun sequence genome window above contains:
- the LOC118479884 gene encoding uncharacterized protein LOC118479884 — protein: MEAGDGPAKVTGVAAGDVDEDDVDNDVILRDGGRQRRTAVGINGGGSVVVNLGQVRVNGSSSGYGSDLKISSMFESTQAIRVNSVVRVNLVRVSVDSVNSGSTQTNFGQGQSTGFVSGQR